From Halotia branconii CENA392, the proteins below share one genomic window:
- a CDS encoding chemotaxis protein CheW has translation MVEQQICTFFLKEVYFGIDVQHVQEVIRPQAITHIPLAPSDICGLINLRGQIIAVIDLQARLKMSEPQTQLTTKPVDQPEGFNMIVCADDEVVSLLVDQVGDVLQFPQNTLQPPPATLKGRMRQMLAGAYPLSDGFLLVLDPKKTLNVNLTE, from the coding sequence ATGGTTGAACAACAAATTTGCACCTTTTTTCTCAAAGAAGTTTATTTTGGTATTGACGTGCAACATGTTCAAGAAGTAATTCGCCCCCAAGCAATTACTCATATACCTTTAGCCCCCTCAGATATTTGTGGGCTAATTAATTTACGCGGACAGATTATTGCTGTGATCGATTTACAAGCTCGATTAAAAATGAGCGAACCGCAGACGCAACTAACTACAAAACCTGTAGATCAGCCAGAGGGATTTAATATGATTGTATGTGCTGACGATGAAGTAGTTAGTCTGCTTGTCGATCAAGTTGGAGATGTTTTGCAGTTTCCTCAAAACACACTTCAACCTCCGCCCGCCACATTAAAAGGTAGAATGCGTCAGATGCTAGCAGGAGCTTATCCTCTTTCAGATGGGTTTTTGTTAGTTCTAGACCCTAAAAAAACTTTAAATGTTAATTTAACCGAGTAA